From Pyrenophora tritici-repentis strain M4 chromosome 1, whole genome shotgun sequence, the proteins below share one genomic window:
- a CDS encoding GlcD, FAD-FMN-containing dehydrogenase, which produces MRFAQLAPVAAFAAGVTAQTGSGTFEPEDFNATAALENIGVDVSALPELNKRSVSAQCSLACSALTILFGTEKVLSEGAASYANFTGAYWSAQQGSLRPACVFKPTETLDVSTVVLLSRVYQCPFAVKGGGHAAWAGASSIEDGITISMENFKQAVVASDKQTVDIGPGLRWIDVYHAIEKDGLSVSGGRMAPVGVPGLILGGGISHFASKRGWACDNVASFELVTASGIPIEVSSTSYPDLFWALRGGGNNFGIVTNFKLMAFPLGQMWGGQRVYLEDAFPAAMDAIYKFTVSGSVKDEDAAQIFTFATAPGIGKVGFANLHYAKPIANATVFSDWTTIPSIDDTTGLRPMSGMADLLNQGAPAPGAYETWWGISLKMDRQLLDFTISTFYAQDATVADVEKILLIMAIQPITVSAAKTMQKNGGNALGIDPAGGPYFILNFNAAWNNKDDESKFQAVIAEIIRLVKVEAGRRGLDNEFVYLNYASEFQDPVGSYGGRNRERLMQVARKYDPRLVFQYLQPGGFKLVKGAPDQNSPGASS; this is translated from the exons ATGAGGTTCGCACAGCTCGCTCCAGTGGCAGCTTTTGCTGCGGGAGTAACTGCCCAAACCGGCAGTGGCACCTTCGAGCCCGAAGACTTCAACGCTACAGCGGCTCTTGAAAATATCGGTGTTGACGTCTCAGCACTACCAGAACTCAACAAACGCTCCGTTTCTGCACAATGCTCACTTGCC TGTAGCGCCTTGACCATACTTTTCGGCACCGAAAAAGTCCTATCTGAAGGGGCAGCATCATATGCCAACTTCACGGGAGCATACTGGTCTGCCCAGCAAGGCTCGCTGCGCCCTGCCTGTGTTTTCAAGCCCACCGAAACCCTAGACGTCTCAACGGTCGTACTATTATCGCGAGTGTATCAATGTCCATTTGCTGTCAAAGGTGGCGGACACGCAGCATGGGCTGGCGCATCTAGCATCGAAGATGGGATCACCATTTCTATGGAAAACTTCAAGCAGGCCGTGGTCGCTTCGGATAAGCAAACAGTCGATATCGGGCCTGGACTTCGCTGGATAGACGTTTACCACGCTATCGAGAAGGACGGACTGAGCGTCTCGGGAGGTCGG ATGGCACCTGTAGGTGTACCTGGGTTGATTCTCGGCGGAGGCATATCCCACTTTGCGAGCAAACGTGGCTGGGCCTGCGACAACGTAGCAAGTTTTGAACTTGTCACTGCGTCAGGAATCCCCATTGAAGTCAGCTCAACCTCCTACCCGGATCTCTTCTGGGCGCTAAGAGGCGGAGGCAACAACTTTGGAATTGTCACAAATTTCAAGCTCATGGCTTTTCCTCTGGGTCAGATGTGGGGAGGTCAACGAGTCTATCTCGAGGACGCATTCCCAGCTGCAATGGATGCAATCTACAAGTTCACCGTCTCCGGATCAGTCAAAGATGAAGACGCCGCACAAATCTTC ACCTTCGCCACCGCCCCTGGCATCGGAAAAGTAGGTTTCGCAAACCTGCACTACGCCAAACCAATCGCCAACGCCACAGTCTTCAGCGACTGGACCACCATCCCCTCCATAGACGACACCACCGGCCTGCGCCCCATGTCCGGCATGGCCGACCTCCTCAACCAAGGCGCCCCCGCCCCGGGCGCCTACGAAACCTGGTGGGGCATCAGCCTTAAAATGGACCGCCAGCTCCTCGATttcaccatctccaccttCTACGCCCAGGACGCCACCGTCGCCGACGTGGAGAAAATCCTCCTCATAATGGCCATCCAGCCCATCACCGTCAGCGCCGCAAAAACCATGCAGAAGAATGGGGGAAACGCACTTGGTATAGATCCAGCAGGTGGCCCGTATTTTATCCTTAATTTCAACGCTGCGTGGAATAACAAGGATGACGAATCGAAGTTTCAGGCGGTGATTGCGGAGATTATTCGGCTTGTGAAGGTGGAGGCAGGGAGGAGGGGGCTAGATAATGAGTTTGTGTATTTGAATTATGCGTCTGAGTTTCAGGATCCGGTGGGGAGTTATGGGGGGAGGAATAGGGAGAGGTTGATGCAGGTGGCGAGGAAGTATGATCCCAGATTGGTGTTTCAGTATCTTCAGCCGGGTGGGTTTAAGTTGGTGAAGGGGGCTCCTGATCAGAACTCACCGGGTGCGTCGTCGTAG